From a single Fulvivirga ulvae genomic region:
- a CDS encoding bifunctional heptose 7-phosphate kinase/heptose 1-phosphate adenyltransferase: protein MQFKSIDEIFVAFDQLKVLIIGDVMVDAYIWGAVERISPEAPVPVVRATKRDFRLGGAANVALNIQSLGAKPILCAVVGDDDNGKRFIERLQEKNISSECIVISSERPTTVKTRIMTTHQHVVRVDEETDKLLSKQEEENVWKQIKKVLPTADVVIFEDYDKGVISKNLIKKTVDLARNSSIPVVVDPKKRNFLSYKGVTLFKPNLKELKEGLKVDFEKNDQAEIERSVEMLTTKLSSEGSLITLSERGVYIQYGGQKHLIPAHVREISDVSGAGDTVISIAAIAVALNLSPFLIAALSNLGGGLVCEHIGVVPIEKQALLEEAKKHNWL, encoded by the coding sequence ATGCAATTTAAATCCATTGATGAGATATTTGTGGCCTTCGATCAGCTAAAGGTGCTGATTATAGGTGATGTGATGGTGGATGCCTACATCTGGGGGGCTGTAGAGCGAATATCTCCTGAAGCTCCCGTTCCTGTGGTAAGGGCCACGAAACGGGACTTCAGATTAGGTGGGGCCGCCAATGTTGCTCTCAATATCCAGTCACTTGGGGCAAAGCCGATCCTATGTGCCGTGGTAGGAGATGATGACAATGGTAAACGCTTCATTGAAAGACTGCAGGAAAAAAATATTTCTTCAGAATGTATCGTGATAAGCAGTGAGCGCCCTACAACGGTTAAAACCCGTATCATGACGACTCATCAGCATGTGGTGCGCGTAGATGAAGAAACAGACAAACTACTAAGTAAACAGGAAGAGGAAAATGTATGGAAGCAGATCAAAAAAGTGCTTCCAACTGCCGATGTAGTTATTTTCGAAGATTACGACAAAGGCGTTATCAGCAAAAATCTTATCAAAAAAACGGTAGATCTCGCAAGAAATAGCAGTATACCTGTAGTGGTAGATCCGAAGAAACGCAACTTTCTTAGCTACAAAGGGGTAACATTATTTAAGCCCAACCTGAAGGAGTTGAAAGAAGGCTTAAAAGTCGACTTTGAAAAGAATGACCAGGCTGAAATAGAACGTTCGGTTGAGATGTTGACGACGAAACTCAGTAGTGAGGGAAGCCTGATAACGCTTTCAGAAAGAGGTGTATACATTCAGTATGGAGGACAGAAGCACCTGATACCTGCGCATGTGCGGGAGATTTCAGATGTGTCAGGTGCAGGAGATACAGTGATCAGTATTGCCGCCATAGCCGTTGCTTTAAATTTATCACCTTTTCTCATTGCCGCGCTGTCCAATCTTGGAGGCGGACTGGTGTGTGAGCATATAGGTGTGGTGCCCATAGAAAAACAAGCCCTGTTAGAAGAAGCCAAAAAACATAACTGGTTGTAA
- a CDS encoding carboxypeptidase-like regulatory domain-containing protein, with product MRLLCLTLFLCVIYFFAHAQSTITISGKIVDRETSEPLTFASIGIRGKPIGTVSNAIGEFDFHIPSNLKNEVLVISMLGYENMEAPIRNLLRKDTVIFGLNKAVQMLDEVVIHDSLNGGDIVSIALTRIEENYPMTPFLLDGFYRDLKKVGGIYFSLLEAAVKIYDEDYKEPRNKNRLRERVALMEVRKSLGYNNKFTKYFDQSNLLEELLLHNNVRYRQFPSEQVFFDSFKRLRTSYYNGHRVFVVSIDADYHLKLYIATQNYAIIRMEFERNYNDAVIRRKKNLVSKYISDKKVIDFKEYGGKMYLNYMNLTSKINWYDENTNKLKFETELYQELLINKVHPDPTERIGSTQKMKRYGLQYQDEKYNKEFWNNYNVIKDTPLDKEIVRDLEKLGNLEEQFEY from the coding sequence ATGCGGCTTTTATGTCTCACATTATTTTTATGCGTTATATATTTTTTTGCGCATGCCCAGTCTACGATTACAATTTCGGGGAAAATTGTTGACAGGGAAACAAGTGAGCCATTAACTTTTGCCTCTATAGGTATAAGAGGCAAACCCATTGGTACAGTCTCAAACGCTATTGGCGAATTTGACTTCCACATACCCTCCAATCTCAAAAACGAAGTGCTTGTCATAAGTATGCTGGGCTACGAAAACATGGAGGCACCAATAAGGAACCTCCTTCGAAAGGATACTGTAATATTCGGGCTCAACAAGGCTGTTCAGATGCTGGATGAAGTAGTTATTCATGACTCCCTCAATGGTGGAGATATTGTGAGTATAGCACTCACCAGAATAGAAGAAAACTACCCGATGACTCCGTTCTTGCTGGATGGCTTTTACAGGGATTTGAAAAAAGTAGGCGGAATATATTTTTCCCTGCTGGAAGCCGCTGTAAAAATATATGACGAAGATTATAAAGAGCCACGTAATAAAAACCGGTTAAGGGAGCGTGTAGCGCTGATGGAAGTACGCAAAAGTCTTGGTTACAATAACAAGTTCACTAAATATTTTGATCAGAGCAATCTGCTTGAAGAATTGTTGTTGCATAACAATGTCAGGTACAGACAGTTTCCTTCTGAACAGGTATTTTTTGACAGCTTCAAAAGGTTAAGAACCTCTTACTATAATGGTCATAGAGTTTTTGTTGTCTCAATTGATGCTGATTATCACTTAAAGCTTTACATAGCTACTCAGAACTATGCTATTATAAGAATGGAGTTTGAAAGAAACTATAATGATGCGGTCATCAGGAGAAAGAAAAACCTCGTGAGTAAATACATAAGTGATAAAAAGGTAATCGATTTTAAAGAGTATGGTGGCAAAATGTACCTGAACTATATGAACCTCACCTCGAAGATCAACTGGTATGATGAAAATACGAATAAATTGAAATTCGAAACTGAACTATACCAGGAACTACTGATTAACAAGGTACATCCGGATCCGACAGAAAGAATAGGAAGTACGCAGAAGATGAAAAGATACGGACTTCAATACCAGGATGAAAAGTATAATAAAGAGTTTTGGAATAACTATAATGTCATAAAAGACACTCCACTGGACAAGGAAATAGTCAGGGACCTTGAAAAACTGGGGAATCTTGAGGAGCAATTTGAATATTAA
- a CDS encoding sensor histidine kinase, which yields MTIIEKIPKIWKIAYLLICGWYAINYAVSSIIEWQAFRPYTTSVLWNGFYLFETVCILVGLTFIYTNWLFKFKVPVQVVGHLFGVFVYFMCISYLSYYFDYYLDGLVYFDDWKEYMLDLLSWDAMRIYDQYLITVAVYYIIKYFESLRQEEQEKSELALKNKEMELSLLRSQINPHFLFNTLNSISTLISTSKEKARKVITQLSDVFRYALDSHSGDKVRLIHELDFIENYIKIQQVRFGDRLKFELDVEPTCLSVGIPPMVLQPLVENSVKYGIAPKDDGGTIKLMVRRISGGIYFEIKDDGLGVNAKKVLDGKSTGVGLKNSDKRLRSIYGKYAGLHINARQDGYTVSFILPPEQEEQRVEPKREFEAVSA from the coding sequence TTGACTATAATTGAGAAGATACCGAAGATTTGGAAGATAGCTTATTTGCTTATCTGTGGGTGGTATGCCATCAACTACGCCGTAAGTTCCATTATTGAGTGGCAGGCTTTCAGGCCTTATACTACCTCTGTTTTATGGAATGGTTTCTATCTCTTCGAAACTGTATGTATACTTGTTGGTCTTACTTTCATTTATACCAACTGGCTGTTTAAATTCAAAGTTCCGGTCCAGGTTGTTGGACACCTGTTTGGCGTGTTCGTTTACTTTATGTGCATCAGCTACTTGTCCTACTATTTTGATTATTACCTGGATGGGTTGGTGTATTTCGATGATTGGAAGGAGTACATGCTGGACCTGCTTAGCTGGGATGCCATGAGGATTTATGATCAGTACCTGATAACGGTTGCCGTCTATTATATCATCAAATATTTTGAGAGCCTGAGACAGGAAGAGCAGGAAAAGAGTGAACTGGCACTTAAAAATAAGGAAATGGAACTTTCCTTGCTCAGGTCTCAGATCAATCCCCATTTTCTTTTCAATACCCTGAACTCTATCAGTACGCTGATTAGCACCAGCAAGGAAAAAGCCCGTAAAGTAATTACTCAATTATCTGATGTATTCAGGTATGCGCTTGATTCCCACTCGGGAGATAAAGTAAGATTGATCCACGAACTTGACTTTATAGAAAATTATATCAAAATTCAGCAAGTGAGATTTGGCGACCGTTTGAAATTTGAACTGGATGTGGAGCCCACCTGTCTTAGCGTAGGTATTCCTCCAATGGTATTACAGCCGCTCGTAGAGAACTCAGTGAAATATGGCATAGCGCCTAAAGATGATGGTGGTACGATTAAGCTTATGGTGAGAAGGATAAGCGGGGGGATATATTTTGAAATAAAGGACGATGGCCTGGGAGTAAATGCCAAGAAAGTTTTGGATGGCAAATCTACCGGTGTGGGACTCAAAAATTCTGATAAAAGATTGAGAAGTATTTATGGAAAATATGCAGGTTTGCACATTAATGCACGCCAGGATGGCTATACGGTTAGCTTCATTTTACCCCCTGAACAGGAGGAGCAGAGAGTGGAACCTAAGAGAGAATTTGAAGCAGTGTCGGCCTGA
- a CDS encoding LytR/AlgR family response regulator transcription factor, translated as MKIDCLIIDDEKLARDLLVEFLEPYPEVEVIGQCSKGKDAVEKIDKLKPKLIFLDVQMPGMDGFDVLEAITHKPYVIFTTAYDQYAIQAFDKNAVDYVLKPLDEERFKLAIKRATERIKAEQTNVEDLLMNIKSSGEESKYSSHLFVQKSEKLLNLEVKDIVHLEASGDYTILTTKNDQYLSSSGIGKLEEKLNPDVFIRVHRSTIINLNYLKEIEKHFNGGLIVKMENGKSFPVSRTYAKQIRKKVV; from the coding sequence ATGAAAATAGATTGCCTGATTATAGATGATGAGAAATTAGCCCGTGACCTGCTGGTAGAATTTCTGGAACCCTACCCTGAGGTTGAGGTTATTGGCCAGTGCTCAAAAGGGAAAGATGCCGTTGAGAAAATTGATAAGCTGAAGCCAAAATTGATTTTTCTTGACGTGCAGATGCCGGGAATGGATGGGTTTGACGTTTTAGAGGCAATCACTCATAAACCCTATGTCATTTTCACAACGGCCTATGATCAGTATGCTATTCAGGCTTTTGATAAAAATGCAGTAGATTATGTACTTAAACCTCTTGATGAGGAGCGCTTTAAGTTGGCCATCAAAAGAGCAACGGAGCGTATAAAAGCCGAACAGACCAATGTTGAAGACCTCCTGATGAATATTAAATCAAGTGGAGAGGAGAGCAAGTACTCAAGCCATCTGTTTGTGCAGAAATCAGAAAAACTACTTAATCTTGAAGTGAAAGATATTGTACATCTTGAGGCCTCGGGTGATTACACCATATTAACAACCAAGAACGATCAGTATTTAAGCTCATCTGGTATAGGAAAGCTGGAAGAAAAACTTAATCCGGATGTGTTCATCAGAGTACACCGTTCTACAATCATCAACCTTAACTATTTGAAGGAAATAGAAAAACACTTTAACGGAGGTTTGATCGTGAAAATGGAGAATGGAAAAAGCTTCCCTGTAAGCAGGACCTACGCCAAGCAAATCCGCAAAAAAGTAGTTTAG
- a CDS encoding alanine/glycine:cation symporter family protein: protein MQTLNDILVLIDSYIGSAAWFPYALLGTGLFFTVYLGFPQLRYFGHALKIVKGKFDRKGDEGDASHFQALATALSGTVGTGNIGGVALAIHLGGPAALFWMLVTAFLGMTTKFVEVTLSHKYREKDETGLIAGGPMYYMKNAEFKLFGKKLNLAWLGAIFAFATILSSFGTGNLPQINQIASSVFTSFGIEQWITGAILAVILALVILGGITRIVKVTEKLVPSMAIIYFIGAVAVIATNYENIWPSVVSIFSDVFTGSAAVGGFLGANLAFAFNRGVNRGLFSNEAGQGSAPIAHAAAKAHEPVSEGMVAILEPFIDTIIICTLTGLVLLSSGAWKDKMPNQFEYTELDVLTSRFDETKPEDRQRLYEYLVEGEAMTQYTGDLVIENGVVVSDVTLVHARSIADNVKVYNAAGPYTGTLEVVNGDVIDPNRAVVFEGESLVHSAPLTIEAFKRSFLGDWGQYIVSLGLVLFAFSTAISWSYYGDRATTYLFGSKYIIYYRLLYVIGFFLASFADTTIIWTLSGITIALMTLPNLAGILLLHGEMKRTVKEYWIDFKKDWPGEKTPE, encoded by the coding sequence ATGCAGACCCTCAACGATATTCTTGTTCTTATTGACAGCTACATTGGTAGCGCCGCTTGGTTCCCATATGCCCTTTTAGGAACAGGATTATTCTTCACAGTGTATCTCGGCTTCCCTCAGCTTCGATATTTTGGTCATGCTTTAAAGATAGTAAAAGGTAAGTTTGACAGAAAAGGTGACGAGGGTGATGCGTCTCACTTTCAGGCACTTGCCACAGCTTTGTCGGGAACGGTAGGGACCGGTAATATAGGTGGGGTTGCACTGGCAATACATCTTGGAGGCCCGGCAGCATTGTTTTGGATGCTGGTAACGGCCTTTTTGGGTATGACAACAAAATTTGTAGAGGTTACTCTTTCACATAAGTACAGAGAAAAGGACGAAACCGGACTTATCGCGGGTGGTCCGATGTACTATATGAAGAATGCCGAGTTTAAGCTTTTTGGAAAGAAACTCAATCTTGCCTGGCTGGGAGCTATATTTGCGTTTGCCACCATTTTATCTTCATTTGGTACCGGTAACCTGCCTCAGATTAATCAGATTGCGAGTTCGGTATTTACTTCTTTTGGTATAGAACAATGGATTACCGGAGCTATTCTGGCCGTGATTTTGGCACTGGTAATTCTTGGCGGTATAACCCGTATTGTAAAAGTGACAGAAAAGCTGGTGCCTTCAATGGCAATTATATATTTCATTGGAGCTGTTGCTGTTATTGCAACAAATTATGAGAACATTTGGCCGTCAGTAGTATCTATTTTCTCTGATGTATTTACAGGATCGGCGGCTGTCGGAGGATTCCTCGGGGCTAACCTTGCCTTTGCCTTTAACAGAGGTGTAAACAGAGGATTGTTTTCCAATGAAGCTGGTCAGGGATCTGCTCCTATTGCACACGCGGCAGCAAAAGCTCATGAACCGGTATCCGAAGGTATGGTAGCTATACTTGAGCCTTTTATCGATACCATTATTATCTGTACACTTACCGGTTTGGTACTGCTGTCTTCGGGAGCATGGAAGGATAAGATGCCAAACCAGTTCGAATACACTGAACTTGATGTCCTTACCTCAAGATTTGATGAAACTAAGCCGGAAGACAGACAGCGGCTATATGAATATCTTGTTGAAGGAGAGGCGATGACCCAGTATACCGGAGATCTGGTGATTGAGAATGGTGTGGTTGTGAGTGATGTTACCCTGGTACATGCACGCTCAATAGCTGATAATGTAAAAGTGTATAATGCCGCCGGACCTTATACCGGTACACTTGAGGTGGTAAATGGAGACGTTATTGACCCGAACCGTGCCGTTGTTTTTGAAGGGGAGTCACTTGTACATAGTGCACCACTTACCATTGAGGCCTTTAAGCGAAGTTTCCTGGGTGACTGGGGACAGTATATTGTATCGCTGGGGCTGGTACTATTTGCCTTTTCTACAGCCATTTCCTGGTCGTACTATGGAGATAGGGCAACGACTTATCTTTTTGGCAGCAAATACATTATTTATTACCGCTTGCTATATGTGATAGGATTTTTCCTTGCATCATTTGCCGATACCACTATTATCTGGACTTTGTCAGGTATAACCATAGCACTGATGACCCTGCCAAACCTGGCCGGTATTCTATTATTACATGGGGAAATGAAGCGCACTGTGAAAGAATACTGGATCGACTTCAAAAAGGATTGGCCAGGTGAAAAAACTCCGGAATAA
- a CDS encoding energy transducer TonB, with translation MSNRKNDIGSTLSPEIIEKYLNGELSHKEMHEVEKLMLNSDFDAEAMEGFEETGTSTMQGDLNLIRERLNKQVKPEQNTIPWLKIAASVALLAITTMVLFNTELFKSEQQLAKEEASPTSKANEGEGEGEAESQPVEDSLVALNQQEKMPEENKTSTPFSANKDKPIEQPVMDMASEPLAEAKEEQAVGLAGAEDDQDIAEEIDAIVYEELETEIPEEVIIDKAPASDIEDLQGKVAGVQVTENARAMSKAKKAETKEIEAESRMTLRGASSERTASRNIKGQITSSEDGTGLPGVNVMVKGTTTGTITDFEGNYTLNLPQGIDPTLVVSFIGLSPKEVDVSGKNIVNIELEPDIAQLSEVVVTAMDVEREQRSLSHSMQTIELDKDKDERADIVPASPDGGKSSFKDYLQANAKPIDGQDGKVVVEFVVTTAGKLDNFRIVKGQNETLNNEAIRLIKEGPKWSPALRNGIPDQDKVRVKVKF, from the coding sequence GTGAGTAATAGAAAAAACGATATTGGAAGCACCCTGTCCCCGGAGATCATTGAAAAATATCTTAACGGAGAGTTAAGTCACAAGGAAATGCATGAGGTAGAAAAGCTCATGCTCAACTCCGACTTTGATGCAGAAGCTATGGAAGGTTTTGAAGAGACAGGCACATCGACCATGCAGGGGGATCTAAACTTAATCAGGGAGAGACTGAATAAGCAAGTTAAACCAGAGCAAAACACTATACCATGGCTCAAAATAGCGGCTTCAGTGGCTTTGCTAGCCATTACTACTATGGTGCTATTCAATACAGAGCTCTTTAAATCTGAGCAACAATTAGCCAAAGAGGAAGCAAGTCCGACCTCTAAAGCTAATGAAGGTGAAGGTGAAGGTGAAGCCGAATCCCAACCCGTTGAGGATAGCCTGGTTGCGCTCAACCAACAAGAAAAAATGCCTGAAGAAAACAAAACAAGTACACCCTTCTCAGCAAATAAAGACAAACCTATTGAACAACCTGTAATGGACATGGCTTCCGAACCATTGGCCGAAGCAAAAGAAGAGCAGGCTGTTGGACTGGCAGGCGCTGAAGATGATCAGGACATAGCTGAAGAGATTGATGCCATAGTTTACGAAGAGTTGGAAACTGAAATACCAGAGGAAGTGATCATAGATAAAGCACCCGCTTCTGACATTGAAGACCTGCAGGGTAAAGTGGCGGGTGTGCAGGTTACTGAAAATGCAAGAGCCATGTCAAAAGCCAAAAAAGCTGAGACAAAGGAGATCGAAGCTGAAAGCAGAATGACCCTTCGCGGTGCTTCGAGTGAGAGAACAGCCTCCCGGAACATAAAAGGCCAGATAACTTCATCTGAAGATGGAACCGGATTGCCTGGTGTAAACGTGATGGTGAAAGGTACTACAACAGGCACTATAACCGACTTTGAAGGGAATTACACCCTCAACCTTCCGCAAGGTATAGACCCTACGTTAGTAGTTTCTTTCATTGGGTTAAGCCCCAAAGAAGTTGACGTTTCTGGTAAAAATATAGTAAACATTGAACTGGAGCCGGATATTGCCCAACTTTCAGAAGTAGTGGTAACAGCTATGGATGTGGAGAGGGAACAAAGATCATTGTCTCATTCAATGCAGACAATTGAATTGGACAAAGATAAAGATGAGAGGGCCGATATTGTGCCTGCCAGCCCTGACGGAGGCAAATCATCATTCAAAGATTATCTGCAGGCTAATGCCAAACCTATTGACGGACAAGATGGCAAAGTTGTCGTTGAGTTTGTGGTTACCACTGCGGGTAAGCTTGACAACTTCAGAATAGTAAAAGGCCAGAATGAAACTCTGAACAATGAAGCCATTCGCTTAATCAAAGAAGGCCCCAAATGGAGCCCTGCTTTGCGTAACGGTATCCCTGACCAGGATAAGGTCAGGGTTAAAGTTAAGTTCTAG
- a CDS encoding RNA polymerase sigma factor produces the protein MSHSPASHTEEQKLIRLYKQTGNMEYAGKLFNNYMHLVYGVCLKYLKNREESQDAVMQVFEKLTESLKKHEVENFKSWLYVLSKNHCLMKLRSKKYQSERTSMDISEVNMENTLMMHHNNEPPLEDDLSRLEKCIEELHIEQKQCVQLFYLESKSYKEIELLTRFELKKVKSYIQNGKRNLKNCMERKSE, from the coding sequence ATGTCACATTCCCCGGCCTCACATACCGAAGAGCAAAAACTCATACGCCTGTATAAGCAGACGGGAAATATGGAATATGCCGGAAAGCTTTTCAACAATTATATGCACCTGGTCTATGGTGTCTGCCTGAAATATCTAAAGAACAGAGAAGAAAGCCAGGATGCCGTAATGCAGGTTTTTGAGAAACTTACGGAAAGCCTTAAGAAACACGAAGTAGAGAATTTTAAAAGCTGGTTATATGTTCTGAGCAAAAATCACTGTCTGATGAAACTCAGATCTAAAAAATACCAGAGTGAAAGAACTTCTATGGATATTTCGGAAGTGAATATGGAAAACACTCTGATGATGCATCATAATAATGAGCCGCCCCTGGAAGATGACCTGAGCCGGCTGGAAAAATGTATAGAAGAGTTACATATTGAACAGAAGCAGTGTGTTCAGTTGTTTTATCTTGAGAGTAAATCTTACAAGGAAATAGAGCTGCTTACCCGGTTTGAACTAAAAAAGGTGAAAAGCTATATTCAGAATGGCAAGAGAAATTTAAAGAACTGCATGGAAAGAAAAAGTGAGTAA